In Fusobacterium massiliense, a single window of DNA contains:
- the earP gene encoding elongation factor P maturation arginine rhamnosyltransferase EarP codes for MNINSVDIFCEVIDNYGDVGVAYRFARELFRVYPNKKIRFIVNKTSEINLIKKSDYIPIFTFDEIKSLNKPAELVIETFACNIPENYMSKIRNSKKKTLIINLEYFSCEEWVDSFHLQESFMGENIKKFFYIPGLSEKSGGLILDKEFLERTQNAKKNKKNILLELGFKDDYDIIGSIFSYEKNFDIFIEYLKKLNKKILLFILSEKTQKNFIKYFDNNDYYDKIEFVKLPFLTYDKYEELLAICDFNFVRGEDSLGRALLLGVPFLWHIYPQEENIHLQKLNSFLELYCPNDMKLKKEFLDYNLNKNNFSYFFENYDKIKHHNIEYSKYLIKNCNLIDKFKTFIENIGGN; via the coding sequence ATGAATATAAATAGTGTTGATATTTTTTGTGAAGTTATTGATAATTATGGAGATGTTGGTGTAGCTTATAGGTTTGCAAGAGAATTATTTAGAGTTTATCCAAATAAAAAAATTAGATTTATTGTAAATAAAACATCTGAAATAAATTTAATAAAGAAATCTGATTACATTCCAATTTTTACTTTTGATGAAATTAAAAGTCTTAACAAACCTGCTGAGCTTGTTATAGAAACTTTTGCTTGCAATATTCCAGAAAATTATATGAGTAAAATAAGAAATTCTAAAAAGAAAACTTTAATCATTAACCTTGAATATTTTTCTTGTGAAGAATGGGTGGATAGTTTTCATTTACAAGAATCTTTTATGGGAGAAAATATAAAAAAGTTTTTCTACATTCCAGGTTTATCTGAAAAAAGTGGTGGTCTTATTTTAGATAAAGAATTTTTGGAAAGAACTCAAAATGCTAAGAAAAATAAAAAAAATATCTTGTTAGAACTAGGTTTTAAAGATGATTATGATATCATTGGTTCAATATTTTCTTATGAAAAAAACTTTGATATTTTTATTGAGTATTTAAAAAAATTAAATAAAAAAATTCTATTATTTATTTTAAGTGAAAAAACTCAAAAAAATTTTATAAAATATTTTGATAATAATGATTATTATGATAAAATAGAATTTGTTAAATTACCTTTTCTCACTTATGATAAATACGAAGAACTTTTAGCTATATGTGATTTTAATTTTGTTAGAGGTGAAGATAGCTTGGGGAGAGCACTATTGTTAGGAGTTCCATTTTTGTGGCACATCTACCCTCAAGAAGAAAATATACATCTACAAAAATTAAATAGCTTTTTAGAATTATATTGTCCAAATGATATGAAATTGAAAAAAGAATTTTTAGATTATAATTTAAATAAAAATAATTTTTCATATTTTTTTGAGAATTATGATAAAATAAAACATCATAATATAGAATATAGCAAGTATTTAATAAAAAACTGTAATTTAATAGATAAATTTAAAACATTTATAGAAAATATAGGAGGAAATTAA
- the efp gene encoding elongation factor P: MKIAQELRAGSTIKIGNDPFVVLKAEYNKSGRNAAVVKFKMKNLISGNMTDSVYKADDKMDDIKLDKVKAIYSYENGGSYVFSNPETWEEIELKSEDLGDALNYLEEGMELEVVYYESTPVAIELPTFVEREITYTEPGLRGDTSGKVMKPARINTGFEIQVPLFVEQGEWIKIDTRNNEYVERVKK; the protein is encoded by the coding sequence ATGAAAATTGCACAAGAATTAAGAGCAGGAAGTACAATTAAAATAGGAAATGACCCTTTCGTTGTACTTAAAGCTGAATACAACAAGTCAGGAAGAAATGCTGCTGTTGTAAAATTTAAAATGAAAAATTTAATATCAGGAAATATGACAGATTCTGTTTATAAAGCTGACGACAAAATGGACGATATTAAATTAGACAAAGTAAAAGCTATTTATTCGTATGAAAATGGAGGATCTTATGTATTCTCTAACCCAGAAACTTGGGAAGAAATTGAATTAAAAAGCGAAGATTTAGGAGATGCCCTAAATTATCTTGAAGAAGGAATGGAATTAGAAGTTGTTTACTATGAATCAACTCCAGTTGCAATAGAATTACCAACTTTCGTTGAAAGAGAAATTACTTACACTGAACCTGGATTAAGAGGAGATACTTCTGGAAAAGTTATGAAACCTGCTAGAATTAATACAGGATTTGAAATTCAAGTTCCTTTATTCGTTGAACAAGGAGAATGGATTAAAATAGATACTAGAAACAACGAATATGTTGAAAGAGTAAAGAAATAA
- a CDS encoding C4-dicarboxylate TRAP transporter substrate-binding protein, whose product MKKILSLIMLSTVLLLLVACGGKKEGEKKEARVIKVTTKFVDDEQTAKSLVKVVDAINKRSNGSLELQLFTSGTLPIGKDGMEQVANGSDWILVDGVNFLGDYIPDYNAVTGPMLYQSFEEYLRMVKTPLVQDLNAQALEKGIKVLSLDWLFGFRNIEAKKPIKTPEDMKGLKLRVPTSQLYTFTVEAMGGNPVAMPYPDTYAALQQGVIDGLEGSILSFYGTKQYENVKEYSLTRHLLGVSAVCISKKCWDSLSDEERTIIQEEFDNGAQDNLTETQKLEDEYAQKLKDNGVTFHEVDAEAFNKAVAPVYGMFPKWTPGIYDKIMENLKQIREDIKNGK is encoded by the coding sequence ATGAAAAAGATTTTATCTTTAATTATGCTTTCAACTGTCTTATTACTTTTAGTTGCTTGTGGTGGTAAAAAAGAAGGTGAAAAAAAAGAAGCTAGAGTTATTAAAGTTACTACAAAATTCGTTGATGATGAACAAACAGCAAAATCTTTAGTTAAAGTTGTTGATGCAATCAATAAAAGAAGTAATGGTAGCCTAGAACTTCAATTATTTACTAGTGGAACTTTACCTATTGGTAAAGATGGTATGGAACAAGTTGCAAACGGATCAGATTGGATTTTAGTTGATGGAGTTAATTTCTTAGGAGATTATATTCCTGATTACAATGCTGTTACAGGACCTATGTTATATCAATCATTTGAAGAATACTTAAGAATGGTTAAAACTCCATTAGTTCAAGATTTAAATGCTCAAGCTCTTGAAAAAGGAATTAAAGTACTATCTTTGGATTGGTTATTTGGTTTCAGAAATATCGAAGCTAAAAAACCTATAAAAACTCCTGAAGATATGAAAGGACTTAAATTAAGAGTACCTACTAGCCAATTATACACATTTACTGTTGAAGCTATGGGAGGAAACCCTGTTGCTATGCCTTATCCTGATACTTACGCTGCATTACAACAAGGTGTTATAGATGGACTTGAAGGGTCTATTTTAAGTTTTTATGGAACTAAACAATATGAAAATGTTAAAGAATATTCTTTAACTCGTCATTTATTAGGTGTTTCAGCTGTATGTATCTCTAAAAAATGTTGGGATAGTTTAAGTGATGAAGAAAGAACTATTATTCAAGAAGAATTTGATAACGGTGCTCAAGACAATTTAACTGAAACTCAAAAATTAGAAGATGAATATGCTCAAAAATTAAAAGACAATGGAGTTACTTTCCATGAAGTAGATGCTGAAGCATTCAACAAAGCTGTTGCTCCTGTATATGGAATGTTCCCTAAATGGACTCCAGGAATTTATGACAAAATTATGGAAAACTTAAAACAAATTAGAGAAGACATTAAAAACGGAAAATAA
- a CDS encoding TRAP transporter small permease — translation MKDFLKKIELYIGSIFISVTTIVVIMNVFTRYFLKFTYFWTEEIAVGCFVWTIFLGTAAAYREKGLIGVEAIVILLPEKIRDIVEFLTYILLTILSGLMCIFSFTYVSSSSKITAALELSYGYINFAIVISFALMTLYSIIFTIESFKKAFLTKANQ, via the coding sequence ATGAAAGATTTTTTAAAAAAGATTGAACTATATATCGGTAGTATATTTATTAGTGTTACAACTATCGTTGTAATAATGAATGTATTTACAAGATATTTTTTAAAGTTTACTTATTTTTGGACTGAAGAAATTGCTGTTGGTTGTTTTGTCTGGACAATATTTTTAGGAACTGCAGCTGCTTATAGAGAAAAAGGTCTTATAGGGGTTGAAGCTATTGTAATTCTTTTACCAGAAAAAATAAGAGATATAGTAGAATTTTTAACATATATTTTACTAACTATTCTAAGTGGACTTATGTGTATATTTAGTTTTACTTATGTAAGTAGTTCTTCAAAAATTACTGCTGCCTTGGAACTTTCTTATGGCTATATTAACTTTGCAATTGTCATTAGTTTTGCTCTTATGACACTTTATTCTATCATTTTTACGATAGAAAGTTTTAAAAAAGCATTTCTAACAAAAGCTAATCAATAA
- a CDS encoding TRAP transporter large permease — MEALYPVVVLFVLFFLNIPIAFALMGSALFYFIFLNTTMSMDMVIQQFVTSVESFPYLAVPFFIMVGSVMNYSGISEELMNMAEVLAGHMKGGLAQVNCLLSAMMGGISGSANADAAMESKILVPEMIKKGFSKEFSAAVTAASSAVSPVIPPGTNLILYALIANVPVGDMFLAGYTPGILMTVSMMITVYIISKKRGYEPSRERMAGPIEIAKQTIKSIWALAIPFGIIMGMRIGIFTPTEAGGVAVFFCFLVGFFVYKKLKLHHIPIILMETVKSTGAVMIIIASAKVFGYYMTLERIPQFITQALMDFTDNKLVLLMVINLLLLFVGMFIEGGAALVILAPLLVPAVKALGVDPLHFGVIFIVNIMIGGLTPPFGSMMFTVCSIVGVRLEEFLKEVWPFIVALLIVLFVVTYSESIALFIPNLFR; from the coding sequence ATGGAAGCATTATATCCAGTTGTAGTATTATTCGTTTTATTCTTTTTAAATATTCCCATTGCTTTTGCTTTAATGGGATCAGCTTTATTTTATTTTATATTTTTAAACACAACAATGTCTATGGACATGGTTATTCAACAATTTGTTACATCCGTTGAATCTTTCCCATATCTAGCAGTTCCTTTCTTTATAATGGTTGGTTCAGTTATGAATTATTCAGGAATAAGTGAAGAGCTTATGAATATGGCAGAAGTTTTAGCTGGTCATATGAAGGGAGGTCTTGCACAAGTAAACTGTCTTTTAAGTGCTATGATGGGTGGAATTTCTGGTTCAGCAAATGCAGATGCTGCTATGGAATCAAAAATTTTAGTTCCAGAAATGATAAAAAAAGGATTTTCTAAAGAATTTTCAGCTGCTGTTACCGCAGCTTCATCTGCAGTAAGTCCTGTTATCCCTCCTGGAACAAACTTAATATTATATGCTTTAATTGCCAATGTTCCAGTTGGAGACATGTTTTTAGCAGGATATACCCCTGGAATTTTAATGACTGTTTCTATGATGATAACAGTTTATATTATTTCTAAAAAAAGAGGCTATGAGCCTTCAAGAGAAAGAATGGCAGGTCCTATTGAAATAGCTAAACAAACAATAAAATCAATTTGGGCTTTAGCTATACCATTTGGAATCATAATGGGTATGAGAATAGGTATATTTACTCCTACTGAAGCAGGAGGAGTTGCTGTTTTCTTTTGTTTCTTAGTTGGTTTCTTTGTTTATAAAAAATTAAAATTACATCATATACCAATAATTTTAATGGAAACTGTAAAAAGTACTGGTGCTGTTATGATAATAATAGCTTCTGCTAAAGTTTTTGGTTATTATATGACACTTGAAAGAATTCCTCAATTTATAACTCAAGCATTAATGGACTTTACAGATAATAAATTAGTTTTATTAATGGTTATAAACTTACTTTTATTATTTGTTGGAATGTTTATAGAAGGAGGAGCAGCACTTGTAATACTTGCTCCATTATTGGTTCCTGCTGTAAAAGCATTGGGTGTAGATCCTTTACATTTTGGAGTTATATTTATAGTAAATATTATGATCGGAGGATTAACTCCACCTTTTGGTTCTATGATGTTCACTGTATGCTCTATTGTTGGCGTACGCTTGGAAGAGTTTTTAAAAGAGGTATGGCCTTTTATAGTTGCTCTTCTTATAGTATTATTCGTTGTAACTTATTCAGAATCAATAGCATTATTTATCCCAAATTTATTTAGATAA
- a CDS encoding HAD-IIA family hydrolase produces MKNLQNIKCFLLDMDGTIYLGNELIDGAKEFLKTLRDKNIKYIFLTNNSSKNKDKYVEKLNKLGIEANREDIFTSGEATTIYLSNIKKNAKVFLLGTKDLEEEFEKEGFQLIKDRNQEIDFVVLGFDTTLTYEKLWIACEYIANGVQYIATHPDFNCPLEGGKFMPDAGAMMAFIKASTGKEPVVIGKPNRHIIDAIIDKYSLKREELAMVGDRLYTDIRTGIDNNLTSILVMSGETDEKMLKESPYIPDFIFQSVKELKEKI; encoded by the coding sequence ATGAAAAATCTACAAAATATAAAGTGTTTTTTACTAGATATGGACGGAACTATTTATCTTGGTAATGAACTAATTGATGGTGCTAAAGAATTTTTAAAGACTTTAAGAGATAAAAATATAAAATATATTTTTTTGACAAATAACTCATCAAAAAATAAAGATAAATATGTTGAAAAATTAAATAAATTAGGCATAGAAGCTAATCGAGAAGATATTTTTACTTCTGGAGAAGCAACTACTATATATCTTTCGAATATTAAAAAAAATGCTAAAGTTTTTTTATTAGGAACTAAAGATTTAGAAGAAGAATTTGAAAAAGAAGGATTCCAACTTATTAAAGATAGAAATCAAGAAATAGACTTTGTTGTTTTAGGTTTTGACACTACTTTAACTTATGAAAAATTATGGATAGCTTGTGAATATATTGCTAATGGTGTTCAATATATTGCTACTCACCCTGATTTTAATTGTCCTTTAGAAGGTGGAAAGTTTATGCCAGATGCCGGTGCTATGATGGCATTTATAAAAGCTTCAACAGGAAAAGAACCTGTAGTGATTGGTAAACCTAATAGACATATAATAGATGCTATTATTGATAAATATTCTTTGAAAAGAGAAGAATTGGCTATGGTCGGAGATAGACTTTATACTGATATCAGAACAGGAATTGATAACAATTTAACTTCAATTTTAGTTATGAGCGGTGAAACTGATGAAAAGATGTTAAAAGAAAGCCCTTATATTCCTGATTTTATTTTTCAATCAGTAAAAGAACTTAAAGAAAAAATTTAA
- a CDS encoding heavy metal translocating P-type ATPase, whose product MKKKELTLVLGAVLFSISMLLRNSNQYLQLILIIISYVIIGKNVIFKFVNNIKRGNYFDENTLMTIATLGAFMIGEYPEAVVVMLFYEVGELFQSYAIGKSRKSIAELMDIKAEYANLYKNNEIMQVEPDEVQIGDIIEIRPGEKVPLDAEIIEGETTINTSPLTGESIPLEAREGTKILSGCININGVIKAKVTKEYFDSTVNKILDLVENSVAKKSETERLMTRFAKVYTPIVVILAILLAIFPPIILGDYNFKMWIFRALAFLVVSCPCAFVLSIPLSFFSGIGAASRAGILIKGGNYLESLSKVDRIVFDKTGTLTKGIFKVQKIVLYNDKYTEEETLRLVAFAESSSNHPIAKSIVKYYNKEIDKSLIHSVKEVSGKGIEASIENKIVMIGNEKLISVPNNFLNEEIGTVLYIQIDGLFIGYILISDELKKDTKETIRDLKKIGIKKTIMLTGDRKNIANYIGNDIEIDEIYSELLPQDKVDIFEKIISKNNSKSKIAFVGDGINDAPVLARADIGIAMGAMGSDAAIEAADIVIMNDEPSKIITAIKLARKTIKIANQNMLVAFGVKVLALILSALGIADMWMAVFADVGVTIIAVLNSFRALKIDK is encoded by the coding sequence ATGAAGAAGAAAGAATTAACTCTTGTTTTAGGAGCAGTATTATTTTCTATTTCAATGTTATTAAGAAATTCAAATCAATATTTACAGCTTATATTAATTATAATTAGTTATGTAATTATTGGAAAAAATGTTATTTTTAAATTTGTGAATAATATAAAAAGAGGAAATTATTTTGATGAAAATACTTTAATGACGATAGCAACGCTAGGAGCTTTTATGATAGGAGAATACCCTGAAGCTGTTGTTGTAATGTTATTTTATGAAGTTGGAGAATTATTTCAAAGTTATGCAATTGGAAAATCAAGAAAATCTATTGCAGAGTTAATGGATATTAAAGCTGAGTATGCAAATTTGTATAAAAATAATGAAATAATGCAAGTTGAGCCAGATGAAGTTCAAATAGGAGATATTATAGAGATAAGACCTGGAGAAAAAGTTCCACTTGATGCAGAAATTATTGAAGGGGAAACAACAATTAACACATCTCCATTGACAGGAGAATCTATACCTTTAGAAGCTAGAGAAGGGACCAAAATTTTAAGTGGCTGTATAAATATTAATGGTGTCATTAAAGCAAAAGTAACTAAAGAATATTTTGACTCTACTGTAAACAAAATTTTAGATTTAGTTGAAAACTCTGTTGCAAAAAAATCAGAAACAGAAAGATTAATGACAAGATTTGCAAAAGTCTATACTCCTATTGTTGTAATTTTAGCTATATTATTGGCTATATTTCCTCCAATAATATTAGGAGATTACAATTTTAAAATGTGGATTTTTAGAGCTTTAGCTTTTCTTGTTGTTTCTTGTCCGTGTGCTTTTGTCTTATCTATTCCATTGAGCTTTTTTAGTGGTATAGGAGCAGCATCAAGGGCTGGAATCTTAATAAAAGGTGGAAATTATTTAGAAAGTCTATCAAAAGTAGATAGAATTGTATTTGATAAGACAGGAACCTTAACTAAGGGAATTTTTAAAGTTCAAAAAATAGTTCTGTATAATGATAAGTACACAGAAGAAGAAACCTTAAGATTAGTAGCTTTTGCTGAGTCCTCATCTAATCATCCAATAGCAAAGTCTATTGTAAAATATTATAATAAAGAAATTGATAAAAGTTTAATACATTCAGTAAAGGAAGTATCTGGAAAGGGTATTGAAGCAAGTATAGAAAATAAAATAGTTATGATAGGGAATGAGAAGTTAATTTCCGTTCCAAATAATTTTTTGAATGAAGAAATAGGAACAGTTTTGTACATTCAAATTGATGGACTTTTTATAGGGTACATATTAATATCAGATGAATTAAAAAAAGATACTAAAGAAACTATAAGAGATTTGAAGAAAATTGGAATAAAAAAGACTATTATGCTTACTGGAGATAGGAAAAATATAGCTAATTATATTGGGAATGATATAGAAATAGATGAGATTTATTCAGAACTTCTACCTCAAGATAAAGTAGATATATTTGAAAAAATAATATCAAAAAATAACTCTAAAAGTAAGATCGCTTTTGTTGGAGATGGAATAAATGATGCACCAGTTCTAGCTAGAGCTGATATTGGTATAGCAATGGGAGCTATGGGTTCTGATGCAGCTATTGAAGCAGCTGATATTGTTATTATGAATGATGAACCTAGTAAAATAATAACAGCTATAAAATTAGCTAGAAAAACTATAAAAATAGCAAACCAAAATATGTTAGTAGCTTTTGGAGTAAAAGTTCTTGCTTTAATACTAAGTGCTTTAGGGATTGCAGATATGTGGATGGCAGTTTTTGCAGATGTAGGGGTAACAATAATAGCTGTTTTAAATTCATTTAGAGCTTTAAAAATAGATAAATAG